One Ricinus communis isolate WT05 ecotype wild-type chromosome 1, ASM1957865v1, whole genome shotgun sequence DNA window includes the following coding sequences:
- the LOC107261507 gene encoding uncharacterized protein LOC107261507 — protein sequence MAVGVCETTIVEKIFCIERVVLAILSERFMHVLFVTVQSSNPNLLIATSFPLWGFSLLLLFILIRNAAILLSMLITKPFAAIRRKKETVYPRELCFILLERIVIFKLFMDFFRKAKVSGRARADAISIAAIFAAFTVTYIVYIFIYKKEKKEDNKVIVEKLEGSDHDDDDYYCWISFDKLERISEENGKSGQQRSSEDGDNRWRN from the exons ATGGCCGTAGGGGTTTGCGAGACGACAATAGTTGAGAAAATTTTCTGTATTGAAAGAGTTGTGCTGGCTATATTATCAGAACGATTTATGCATGTGTTATTCGTAACTGTACAGTCATCAAATCCAAATCTGCTCATAGCCACTAGTTTTCCTCTTTGGGGGTTTTCCCTTCTCCTGCTTTTCATTCTCATCCGTAATGCTGCCATTCTCTTATCCATGCTCATCACCAAACCTTTT GCTGCAatcagaagaaaaaaagaaacagtaTATCCAAGAGAACTTTGCTTCATACTGCTCGAGAGAATCGTGATCTTCAAATTATTTATGGATTTCTTTCGAAAAGCAAAAGTTTCCGGAAGGGCCAGAGCGGATGCTATTTCCATAGCTGCTATTTTTGCAGCTTTCACTGTAACATATATCGTCTACAtctttatttacaaaaaagaaaagaaagaagacaacaAAGTAATAGTAGAGAAATTGGAGGGGAGCGACCATGATGATGATGACTACTACTGTTGGATAAGCTTCGATAAATTAGAAAGAATTAgtgaagaaaatggaaaatcaGGACAACAAAGATCTTCAGAAGATGGGGATAACAGGTGGAGAAATTGA
- the LOC8260615 gene encoding cullin-3A produces MSNQKKRNFQIEAFKHRVVVDPKYADKTWKILEHAIHEIYNHNASGLSFEELYRNAYNMVLHKFGEKLYSGLVSTMTSHLKEISKSIEAAQGDSFLEELNRKWNDHNKALQMIRDILMYMDRTYIPSTHKTPVHELGLNLWRDNIIHSSKIQTRLLNTLLELVHRERTGEVIDRGLMRNIIKMLMDLGSLVYQEDFEKPFLEVSAEFYKVESQKFIECCDCGEYLKKAEKRLNEEIERVTHYLDAKSEVKITNVVEKEMIANHMLRLVHMENSGLVNMLLDDKYEDLGRMYNLFRRVSNGLQTIREVMTSHLRETGKQLVTDPERLKDPVEFVQRLLDERDKYDSIISLAFNNDKTFQNALNSSFEYFINLNARSPEFISLFVDDKLRKGLKGVSEEDVEIILDKVMMLFRYLQEKDVFEKYYKQHLAKRLLSGKTVSDDAERSLIVKLKTECGYQFTSKLEGMFTDMKTSQDTIQGFYASHPELGDGPTLVVQVLTTGSWPTQPSVTCNLPAEMSALCEKFRSYYLGTHTGRRLSWQTNMGTADIKATFGRGQKHELNVSTYQMCVLMLFNNADRLSYKEIEQATEIPASDLKRCLQSMACVKGKNVLRKEPMSKDIGEEDAFFVNDKFTSKFYKVKIGTVVAQKESEPEKQETRQRVEEDRKPQIEAAIVRIMKSRRVLDHNNIITEVTKQLQSRFLANPTEIKKRIESLIERDFLERDSVDRKLYRYLA; encoded by the exons ATGAGTAATCAGAAGAAGAGAAATTTTCAGATAGAGGCGTTTAAGCATCGGGTGGTGGTGGATCCGAAATATGCAGATAAAACATGGAAGATTCTCGAACATGCTATTCATGAGATTTACAATCATAACGCTAGTGGCCTTAGTTTTGAAGAGCTCTatag GAATGCCTATAACATGGTGCTGCATAAATTTGGTGAAAAGTTGTATTCTGGTCTAGTTTCAACGATGACATCACATCTTAAAGAAATCTCAAAATCTATTGAGGCTGCTCAAGGGGATTCATTTTTGGAGGAGCTGAACAGGAAATGGAATGACCATAATAAAGCATTGCAAATGATTAGGGACATATTGATGTACATGGATAGGACATACATTCCAAGCACTCATAAAACCCCTGTTCATGAGCTTGGACTGAACCTTTGGAGGGATAACATCATACACTCCAGCAAAATTCAAACAAGGCTTTTGAACACACTTCTTGAATTAGTTCACAGAGAACGAACAGGTGAAGTTATAGACCGAGGATTGATGAGGAACATTATCAAGATGCTTATGGATTTAGGTTCTTTGGTTTACCAAGAGGATTTTGAGAAGCCATTTCTTGAGGTTTCAGCAGAGTTTTACAAGGTTGAATCTCAGAAGTTCATTGAATGCTGTGATTGTGGGGAGTATTTGAAGAAAGCTGAGAAACGTTTGAATGAAGAGATAGAGAGAGTGACACACTACTTGGATGCAAAGAGTGAAGTCAAGATAACTAATGTGGTGGAGAAGGAAATGATTGCTAACCACATGCTGAGACTAGTCCACATGGAGAATTCTGGTCTGGTGAATATGCTTCTTGATGATAAATATGAAGACTTGGGAAGAATGTATAACCTATTCCGTCGGGTATCTAATGGTCTTCAGACCATTCGAGAAGTGATGACTTCTCACCTCAGGGAGACTGGTAAGCAACTAGTTACTGATCCAGAAAGGCTGAAGGATCCCGTGGAATTTGTGCAGCGTTTGTTGGATGAAAGAGACAAGTACGATAGCATCATAAGCTTGGCATTCAACAATGATAAAACATTCCAGAATGCGTTGAATTCttcttttgaatattttattaatttgaatgcTCGCTCTCCTGAATTCATTTCATTGTTTGTGGATGACAAACTTCGTAAAGGTCTAAAGGGAGTTAGTGAGGAGGATGTGGAGATTATTCTTGACAAGGTGATGATGCTGTTCCGCTACTTACAAGAGAAAGATGTTTTTGAGAAGTATTATAAACAGCATTTGGCTAAGCGGCTATTATCAGGAAAAACTGTCTCTGATGATGCAGAGAGAAGTTTGATAGTCAAGCTCAAGACTGAATGTGGATATCAATTCACTTCAAAACTAGAAGGCATGTTTACTGACATGAAGACCTCCCAGGATACAATTCAAGGGTTTTATGCAAGCCACCCAGAGCTAGGGGATGGACCTACACTTGTAGTCCAAGTTCTGACGACAGGATCTTGGCCAACCCAGCCTAGTGTTACTTGCAACCTACCTGCTGAGATGTCAGCACTGTGTGAAAAGTTCAGGTCATATTACCTTGGGACCCATACAGGGCGGAGACTGTCCTGGCAAACTAACATGGGCACAGCAGATATAAAAGCAACATTCGGAAGGGGTCAGAAACATGAGTTGAATGTATCTACATATCAAATGTGTGTCCTTATGCTATTTAACAATGCTGATCGGCTTAGCTACAAGGAGATTGAGCAGGCAACAGAGATTCCTGCTTCAGACTTGAAGAGGTGCCTGCAATCCATGGCTTGTGTGAAAGGAAAGAATGTTCTTCGGAAAGAACCCATGAGTAAAGACATTGGTGAAGAAGATGCTTTTTTTGTCAATGATAAGTTCACAAGCAAATTCTACAAGGTGAAGATAGGAACTGTCGTTGCACAAAAGGAATCAGAACCTGAAAAGCAGGAGACTCGGCAGAGGGTGGAGGAGGACAGGAAGCCTCAGATTGAAGCAGCAATAGTTAGGATCATGAAGTCAAGGAGGGTATTAGATCATAACAATATAATTACTGAGGTCACAAAGCAGTTGCAGTCACGGTTTCTGGCAAATCCCACAGAGATTAAGAAACGAATCGAGTCTCTTATTGAACGAGATTTCTTGGAGAGGGATAGTGTTGATAGAAAACTGTATCGATATCTTGCTTGA
- the LOC8260617 gene encoding probable hexosyltransferase MUCI70 isoform X1 has product MAVIKYNGGDLLPERRGVIGAVFNSLNGDHTFSSRVVRRRKLGRFTKPSFLILILLLFALFLISLSVFGLRLQLPGNFESLEKLDNADNFEESNQIRNEVKQEFHGSNYILNPPKSKRKQHLPCEVGFSGSVNYLIEPQDLRNFTRFSLRYVASEEKPLGANSFQSRFGGHQTLEEREKSFYARNQTLHCGFVQGTPGLPSTGFDLDEKHRAYMSTCRVVVSSCIFGSSDFLRRPTSKKISEFSKKNVCFVMFVDESTQSKLSSDGHIPDDSGHIGLWKLVVVRNLPYEDMRRTGKVPKFLSHRLFPSSSYSIWLDSKMRLNTDPMLILEYFLWRTRSEYAISNHYDRHCVWEEVLQNKRLNKYNHTAIDEQFNFYQSDGLTKFDSSDPNTPLPSYVPEGSFIVRAHTPMSNLFSCLWFNEVDRFTSRDQLSFAYTYLKLRRLNPDHLFYLNMFKDCERRALAKLFRHRALPSTPPGP; this is encoded by the exons ATGGCTGTGATTAAATACAATGGAGGAGACTTATTACCAGAAAGGAGAGGCGTAATCGGTGCCGTATTCAATTCTCTAAACGGTGATCATACCTTTTCTTCTCGTGTCGTTCGACGGAGGAAGCTCGGTCGTTTTACTAAACCGAGTTTcctgattttgattttgttgcTTTTTGCTCTTTTCTTGATTTCACTTTCCGTTTTTGGCCTCAGATTGCAACTTCCAG gTAATTTTGAAAGTTTGGAGAAATTAGACAATGCTGATAATTTTGAGGAAAGTAATCAGATTAGAAATGAAGTAAAGCAGGAATTTCATGGatctaattatattctaaatcCTCCAAAATCCAAGCGTAAACAGC ATCTTCCCTGCGAAGTTGGTTTTTCAGGATCAGTTAATTATCTTATTGAGCCCCAAGATTTAAGAAATTTCACCCGATTTTCACTACGTTATGTGGCCTCAGAGGAGAAACCTTTGGGTGCAAATTCATTTCAATCTAGATTTGGAGGACATCAAACACTCGAGGAAAGAGAGAAATCTTTCTATGCTAGAAACCAAACACTACATTGTGGTTTTGTTCAAGGAACTCCTGGACTTCCAAGCACCGGATTTGATTTGGATGAGAAGCACAGGGCATACATGAGTACCTGTCGGGTAGTGGTCTCTTCCTGCATCTTTGGGAGCTCTGACTTTCTGCGGAGGCCTACAAGCAAAAAG ATCAGTGAATTTTCCAAGAAAAATGTTTGTTTTGTTATGTTTGTGGATGAAAGTACACAGTCTAAACTGTCTTCGGATGGTCATATACCTGATGATAGTGGACATATTGGTCTATGGAAATTAGTTGTTGTCAGGAACTTACCATATGAGGACATGAGGAGAACTGGAAAGGTGCCAAAATTCTTATCACATCGCCTCTTCCCATCTTCTAG CTATTCAATTTGGCTTGACAGTAAGATGCGACTCAACACTGATCCAATGTTGATACTTGAATATTTTTTGTGGCGAACAAGATCAGAGTATGCCATTTCAAACCATTACGACCGTCACTGTGTCTGGGAGGAGGTACTCCAAAATAAGCGTCTAAACAAGTATAATCACACAGCGATTGATGAGCAGTTTAATTTTTACCAGTCTGATGGCCTAACCAAGTTTGACTCTTCAGATCCAAATACGCCTCTTCCAAGTT ATGTGCCAGAAGGTTCATTTATTGTACGAGCGCATACGCCAAtgtcaaatttattttcatgccTTTGGTTTAATGAAGTTGATCGATTTACTTCACGTGATCAACTTAGCTTTGCATATACTTACTTGAAACTGAGGAGATTGAATCCAGATCATCTATTCTACCTAAACATGTTCAAG GACTGTGAACGCAGGGCATTAGCAAAGCTATTTCGTCACAGGGCATTGCCATCAACTCCACCTGGTCCTTAA
- the LOC8260616 gene encoding haloacid dehalogenase-like hydrolase domain-containing protein 3 isoform X2, whose amino-acid sequence MSSRAGLVVLIVQAKSKFSLVAMQMEACLTRCCHKNAFYRALRKPLNFKLFSSSFRCSSMSIRSGGTKSLKKAYDALLLDAGGTLLQLPHPVEETYASIGRKYGLSTSSAEIKKGFKRAFSASWPQKLRYQGDARPFWKFVVSEATGCDNDDYFEELYKYFADGDAWRLPDGAYETLFFLKDAGVKLAVVSNFDTRLRKLLQDLNVINLFDALIISSEVGYEKPDPNIFKAALDQLNVAAGKAVHIGDDLKADKEGANATGVDCCC is encoded by the exons aTGTCAAGCAGAG CTGGCCTTGTAGTACTGATCGTCCAAGCCAAAAGCAAATTCTCACTGGTTGCAATGCAAATGGAAGCTTGCTTGACGAGATGCTGTCATAAAAATGCTTTCTATAGAGCATTAAGAAAACCTCtcaatttcaaactctttagCTCTTCTTTTCGCTGCTCTTCAATGTCCATTCGTTCTG GAGGAACCAAGTCCCTTAAAAAGGCATATGATGCATTATTGTTGGATGCTGGTGGCACCCTTTTGCAATTGCCTCATCCTGTTGAAGAAACTTATGCTTCTATTGGCAGAAAATATG GTCTGTCTACAAGTTCCGCTGAAATTAAGAAGGGATTTAAGAGAGCTTTTTCTGCTTCATGGCCTCAAAAGCTCCGATACCAG GGAGATGCAAGGCCATTTTGGAAATTTGTTGTTTCTGAAGCCACTGGTTGTGATAATGATGATTATTTTGAAGAACTTTATAAG TACTTTGCAGATGGTGATGCATGGCGCCTTCCAGATGGGGCATATGAAACATTATTCTTTCTGAAAGATGCTGGAG TTAAACTGGCTGTTGTGTCCAATTTTGACACCCGATTAAGGAAGCTATTACAGGATCTAAATGTTATAAATCT GTTTGATGCTCTAATTATATCTTCTGAAGTTGGATATGAAAAGCCAGATCCAAACATATTTAAAGCTGCTTTAG ATCAACTAAATGTGGCAGCAGGCAAGGCAGTACACATTGGTGATGATCTTAAAGCAGATAAAGAAGGGGCGAATGCAACTGGAGTTGATTGCTG TTGTTAA
- the LOC8260616 gene encoding haloacid dehalogenase-like hydrolase domain-containing protein 3 isoform X3, with protein MSSRAGLVVLIVQAKSKFSLVAMQMEACLTRCCHKNAFYRALRKPLNFKLFSSSFRCSSMSIRSGGTKSLKKAYDALLLDAGGTLLQLPHPVEETYASIGRKYGLSTSSAEIKKGFKRAFSASWPQKLRYQGDARPFWKFVVSEATGCDNDDYFEELYKYFADGDAWRLPDGAYETLFFLKDAGVKLAVVSNFDTRLRKLLQDLNVINLFDALIISSEVGYEKPDPNIFKAALDTSNC; from the exons aTGTCAAGCAGAG CTGGCCTTGTAGTACTGATCGTCCAAGCCAAAAGCAAATTCTCACTGGTTGCAATGCAAATGGAAGCTTGCTTGACGAGATGCTGTCATAAAAATGCTTTCTATAGAGCATTAAGAAAACCTCtcaatttcaaactctttagCTCTTCTTTTCGCTGCTCTTCAATGTCCATTCGTTCTG GAGGAACCAAGTCCCTTAAAAAGGCATATGATGCATTATTGTTGGATGCTGGTGGCACCCTTTTGCAATTGCCTCATCCTGTTGAAGAAACTTATGCTTCTATTGGCAGAAAATATG GTCTGTCTACAAGTTCCGCTGAAATTAAGAAGGGATTTAAGAGAGCTTTTTCTGCTTCATGGCCTCAAAAGCTCCGATACCAG GGAGATGCAAGGCCATTTTGGAAATTTGTTGTTTCTGAAGCCACTGGTTGTGATAATGATGATTATTTTGAAGAACTTTATAAG TACTTTGCAGATGGTGATGCATGGCGCCTTCCAGATGGGGCATATGAAACATTATTCTTTCTGAAAGATGCTGGAG TTAAACTGGCTGTTGTGTCCAATTTTGACACCCGATTAAGGAAGCTATTACAGGATCTAAATGTTATAAATCT GTTTGATGCTCTAATTATATCTTCTGAAGTTGGATATGAAAAGCCAGATCCAAACATATTTAAAGCTGCTTTAG ACACCAGCAATTGCTGA
- the LOC8260619 gene encoding putative cysteine-rich repeat secretory protein 25 translates to MNMASTFPLVAILFIFFITPFSMASKFPSILSLACTPPPPKTSLMNNISITVLVDSIVSSMPNYSAFHVGTTEYNGVMQCLPDLTPDLCTFCANNAKQTIQKLCPNATAVTAWFDGCYLQYYSRKDDLDEVTNCSGSKQTSIQDRGHFELKLEALLLRLRAEIYLTTHYRFSTGHIENRHGGRIYALVKCILPLTLEECGACVAKGIDKVYGHCGGKEGGTAANGYCIVRYESYKFFSYFPTNNGGINEIGSGGRVQVAVRDRNRGERKDDHHMSKVNRVEVGLLLWGIGVVCFVVIVFSAWLLKRTITNKAKVAAFGDVDHGHPERERSDGTV, encoded by the coding sequence ATGAACATGGCTTCCACGTTTCCTCTTGTAGCCAttctcttcattttcttcatcaCCCCTTTCTCTATGGCCTCAAAATTCCCTTCTATTCTATCCCTTGCCTGCACACCGCCACCACCCAAAACATCACTAATGAACAACATATCCATCACAGTCCTTGTTGATAGTATTGTTTCTTCAATGCCAAATTACTCAGCCTTCCATGTTGGAACGACAGAGTATAACGGCGTCATGCAATGCCTACCTGATCTCACCCCAGATCTATGCACCTTCTGCGCCAATAATGCTAAACAAACCATTCAAAAACTCTGCCCAAATGCTACCGCTGTAACAGCTTGGTTTGATGGCTGTTACCTTCAATATTATTCCAGGAAAGATGATCTTGATGAGGTTACTAATTGTTCCGGCTCAAAGCAAACCAGTATCCAAGACCGTGGTCACTTTGAGCTAAAACTTGAAGCATTACTTTTAAGACTAAGAGCTGAAATTTACTTGACCACCCATTATAGGTTTTCAACTGGGCATATCGAAAATAGACATGGTGGCAGAATTTATGCACTTGTTAAGTGTATTCTACCTTTAACACTTGAAGAATGTGGAGCTTGTGTTGCTAAAGGCATTGACAAGGTTTATGGGCATTGTGGTGGTAAAGAAGGAGGTACCGCGGCTAATGGGTACTGCATTGTCAGATATGAGAGTTACAAGTTCTTCTCCTACTTCCCCACCAATAATGGAGGAATTAATGAGATTGGCAGTGGCGGACGAGTACAGGTTGCTGTGAGGGATCGGAATAGAGGGGAAAGAAAAGATGATCATCATATGAGTAAAGTTAATAGGGTGGAAGTAGGGTTGTTATTATGGGGAATTGGAGTGGTTTGTTTTGTGGTGATTGTATTTTCTGCTTGGTTACTGAAAAGAACAATTACCAACAAAGCTAAGGTTGCTGCTTTTGGTGATGTGGATCACGGGCATCctgaaagagaaagaagtgATGGGACTGTATGA
- the LOC8260616 gene encoding haloacid dehalogenase-like hydrolase domain-containing protein 3 isoform X1: MSSRAGLVVLIVQAKSKFSLVAMQMEACLTRCCHKNAFYRALRKPLNFKLFSSSFRCSSMSIRSGGTKSLKKAYDALLLDAGGTLLQLPHPVEETYASIGRKYGLSTSSAEIKKGFKRAFSASWPQKLRYQGDARPFWKFVVSEATGCDNDDYFEELYKYFADGDAWRLPDGAYETLFFLKDAGVKLAVVSNFDTRLRKLLQDLNVINLFDALIISSEVGYEKPDPNIFKAALDQLNVAAGKAVHIGDDLKADKEGANATGVDCWLWGADVSTFRDIQNRILVAE; the protein is encoded by the exons aTGTCAAGCAGAG CTGGCCTTGTAGTACTGATCGTCCAAGCCAAAAGCAAATTCTCACTGGTTGCAATGCAAATGGAAGCTTGCTTGACGAGATGCTGTCATAAAAATGCTTTCTATAGAGCATTAAGAAAACCTCtcaatttcaaactctttagCTCTTCTTTTCGCTGCTCTTCAATGTCCATTCGTTCTG GAGGAACCAAGTCCCTTAAAAAGGCATATGATGCATTATTGTTGGATGCTGGTGGCACCCTTTTGCAATTGCCTCATCCTGTTGAAGAAACTTATGCTTCTATTGGCAGAAAATATG GTCTGTCTACAAGTTCCGCTGAAATTAAGAAGGGATTTAAGAGAGCTTTTTCTGCTTCATGGCCTCAAAAGCTCCGATACCAG GGAGATGCAAGGCCATTTTGGAAATTTGTTGTTTCTGAAGCCACTGGTTGTGATAATGATGATTATTTTGAAGAACTTTATAAG TACTTTGCAGATGGTGATGCATGGCGCCTTCCAGATGGGGCATATGAAACATTATTCTTTCTGAAAGATGCTGGAG TTAAACTGGCTGTTGTGTCCAATTTTGACACCCGATTAAGGAAGCTATTACAGGATCTAAATGTTATAAATCT GTTTGATGCTCTAATTATATCTTCTGAAGTTGGATATGAAAAGCCAGATCCAAACATATTTAAAGCTGCTTTAG ATCAACTAAATGTGGCAGCAGGCAAGGCAGTACACATTGGTGATGATCTTAAAGCAGATAAAGAAGGGGCGAATGCAACTGGAGTTGATTGCTG GTTATGGGGAGCAGATGTCAGTACATTCAGAGATATACAAAACCGTATCCTCGTTGCTGAATGA
- the LOC8260617 gene encoding probable hexosyltransferase MUCI70 isoform X2, which yields MAVIKYNGGDLLPERRGVIGAVFNSLNDCNFQVSRGNFESLEKLDNADNFEESNQIRNEVKQEFHGSNYILNPPKSKRKQHLPCEVGFSGSVNYLIEPQDLRNFTRFSLRYVASEEKPLGANSFQSRFGGHQTLEEREKSFYARNQTLHCGFVQGTPGLPSTGFDLDEKHRAYMSTCRVVVSSCIFGSSDFLRRPTSKKISEFSKKNVCFVMFVDESTQSKLSSDGHIPDDSGHIGLWKLVVVRNLPYEDMRRTGKVPKFLSHRLFPSSSYSIWLDSKMRLNTDPMLILEYFLWRTRSEYAISNHYDRHCVWEEVLQNKRLNKYNHTAIDEQFNFYQSDGLTKFDSSDPNTPLPSYVPEGSFIVRAHTPMSNLFSCLWFNEVDRFTSRDQLSFAYTYLKLRRLNPDHLFYLNMFKDCERRALAKLFRHRALPSTPPGP from the exons ATGGCTGTGATTAAATACAATGGAGGAGACTTATTACCAGAAAGGAGAGGCGTAATCGGTGCCGTATTCAATTCTCTAAACG ATTGCAACTTCCAGGTCAGCCGAG gTAATTTTGAAAGTTTGGAGAAATTAGACAATGCTGATAATTTTGAGGAAAGTAATCAGATTAGAAATGAAGTAAAGCAGGAATTTCATGGatctaattatattctaaatcCTCCAAAATCCAAGCGTAAACAGC ATCTTCCCTGCGAAGTTGGTTTTTCAGGATCAGTTAATTATCTTATTGAGCCCCAAGATTTAAGAAATTTCACCCGATTTTCACTACGTTATGTGGCCTCAGAGGAGAAACCTTTGGGTGCAAATTCATTTCAATCTAGATTTGGAGGACATCAAACACTCGAGGAAAGAGAGAAATCTTTCTATGCTAGAAACCAAACACTACATTGTGGTTTTGTTCAAGGAACTCCTGGACTTCCAAGCACCGGATTTGATTTGGATGAGAAGCACAGGGCATACATGAGTACCTGTCGGGTAGTGGTCTCTTCCTGCATCTTTGGGAGCTCTGACTTTCTGCGGAGGCCTACAAGCAAAAAG ATCAGTGAATTTTCCAAGAAAAATGTTTGTTTTGTTATGTTTGTGGATGAAAGTACACAGTCTAAACTGTCTTCGGATGGTCATATACCTGATGATAGTGGACATATTGGTCTATGGAAATTAGTTGTTGTCAGGAACTTACCATATGAGGACATGAGGAGAACTGGAAAGGTGCCAAAATTCTTATCACATCGCCTCTTCCCATCTTCTAG CTATTCAATTTGGCTTGACAGTAAGATGCGACTCAACACTGATCCAATGTTGATACTTGAATATTTTTTGTGGCGAACAAGATCAGAGTATGCCATTTCAAACCATTACGACCGTCACTGTGTCTGGGAGGAGGTACTCCAAAATAAGCGTCTAAACAAGTATAATCACACAGCGATTGATGAGCAGTTTAATTTTTACCAGTCTGATGGCCTAACCAAGTTTGACTCTTCAGATCCAAATACGCCTCTTCCAAGTT ATGTGCCAGAAGGTTCATTTATTGTACGAGCGCATACGCCAAtgtcaaatttattttcatgccTTTGGTTTAATGAAGTTGATCGATTTACTTCACGTGATCAACTTAGCTTTGCATATACTTACTTGAAACTGAGGAGATTGAATCCAGATCATCTATTCTACCTAAACATGTTCAAG GACTGTGAACGCAGGGCATTAGCAAAGCTATTTCGTCACAGGGCATTGCCATCAACTCCACCTGGTCCTTAA